One Brassica napus cultivar Da-Ae chromosome C2, Da-Ae, whole genome shotgun sequence DNA window includes the following coding sequences:
- the LOC106382110 gene encoding uncharacterized protein LOC106382110 isoform X4, protein MIRHALERTGTTLRSLLFFILILISSFSISINARSNEDASFPPRGWNSYDSFCWTISETEFLQSAETISKRLLPHGYQYVVVDYLWYRKKVQGAYVDSLGFDVIDEWGRMHPDPARWPSSKGGKGFTQVAEKVHKMGLKFGIHVMGGISTQAYNANTLVMDSVKGGAYEESGRQWRAKDIGMKEKACVWMPHGFMSVNTKLGAGKAFLRSLYRQYAEWGIDFIKHDCVFGDDFNLDEISIVSEVLKELDRPVLYSISPGTSVTPTMAKEVSQLVNMYRVTGDDWDTWIDVVAHFDISRDLSASNMIGARGLQGKSWPDLDMLPLGWLTDQGSNLGPHRLCNLTMEEQKTQMTLWSIAKSPLMFGGDVRKLDDATYNLITNPTLLEINSYSSNNMEFPYITAARNNPHHSIGNNVKTKHAFGLTSCKEPKASTWSVVDKNNGKICWNQYSTEKPEKPFCLYNRKALLSSSEEIQHNQLYQGKLHLQTNDKAESCLGASSRKKLTSKDYSRGALSPCKLDANQMWELHSNGTLENSYSGLCAVLNPVKAAEASSNGVRSWIASGRRGEVYVAFFNLNQVKTTVSAKISDIAKALQNKTHLEGASCKSHEIWSGKDFGPTKDSVTIQVESHGPALFVLHCSHA, encoded by the exons ATGATCCGACACGCCCTAGAAAGAACCGGAACCACCCTCCGGTCCCTACTCTtcttt ATTCTGATTTTAATCTCGAGTTTCAGTATATCGATTAACGCAAGATCAAACGAAGATGCGAGCTTTCCACCAAGAGGATGGAACTCGTACGACTCCTTCTGCTGGACAATCTCCGAAACTGAGTTCTTGCAGAGCGCTGAAACCATCTCAAAGCGTCTCCTTCCTCATGGATATCAA TATGTTGTGGTGGATTACCTTTGGTACAGAAAGAAAGTCCAAGGAGCTTACGTGGACTCTCTTGGCTTCGACGTGATTGACGAATGGGGAAGGATGCATCCTGATCCTGCTCGGTGGCCTTCTTCTAAAGGCGGCAAAGGCTTCACCCAAGTAGCTGAGAAAGTTCATAAGATGGGTTTGAAGTTTGGGATTCATGTTATGGGTGGGATTAGCACGCAGGCTTATAACGCAAACACTCTCGTTATGGATAGTGTCAAG GGAGGTGCTTATGAGGAATCAGGTAGACAGTGGAGGGCGAAGGATATTGGGATGAAGGAGAAGGCTTGTGTGTGGATGCCGCATGGGTTCATGAGTGTGAATACCAAGCTAGGTGCTGGAAAAGCCTTCTTGAGGTCACTTTATCGGCAATATGCTGAATGGGGAATCGATTTCA TAAAACATGACTGTGTATTTGGGGATGACTTCAATCTAGATGAGATCAGTATTGTGTCAGAG GTTCTGAAGGAGCTTGATCGGCCTGTTTTGTACTCCATATCTCCAGGGACGAGTGTGACCCCTACAATGGCTAAAGAAGTTAGTCAGTTGGTTAACATGTACAGAGTAACAGGTGATGACTGGGACACATGGATAGACGTGGTGGCACATTTCGATATCTCGAG GGATCTATCTGCGTCTAATATGATCGGTGCGCGAGGGCTACAAGGAAAATCATGGCCAGATTTAGATATGCTACCTCTTGGATGGCTTACTGATCAAG GTTCGAACCTTGGACCTCATCGACTGTGTAATCTTACTATGGAAGAACAGAAGACACAG ATGACATTGTGGTCTATAGCAAAGTCCCCTCTCATGTTTGGAGGTGATGTGAGAAAGCTTGATGACGCGACTTATAATCTCATCACTAATCCTACACTTCTGGAAATCAATTCTTATAGCTCTAACAACATGGAG TTTCCTTACATCACCGCGGCACGGAACAATCCTCATCATTCAATAGGCAACAACGTTAAAACCAAACATGCATTTGGTCTGACTAGCTGCAAAGAACCAAAAGCCAGCACTTGGTCCGTTGTAGACAAGAACAATGGAAAAATCTGTTGGAACCAATACTCAACCGAGAAACCAGAGAAGCCCTTTTGCTTATACAACAGAAAAGCTCTTCTATCTTC CAGTGAGGAGATACAACACAATCAGCTCTATCAAGGTAAGCTCCATTTACAAACAAATGATAAAGCAGAGTCTTGTTTAGGAGCTTCCTCGAGGAAAAAGCTCACTTCCAAAGACTATAGTCGCGGTGCGTTATCACCTTGCAAACTAGACGCAAACCAG ATGTGGGAGCTCCACAGTAATGGAACACTAGAAAACAGCTACTCTGGTCTTTGTGCTGTGTTAAATCCAGTGAAAG CAGCAGAAGCTAGCTCCAATGGTGTTCGTTCTTGGATTGCTTCGGGAAGAAGAGGAGAAGTGTATGTCGCCTTTTTCAACCTAAATCAGGTGAAGACGACGGTATCAGCTAAGATATCAGACATTGCCAAGGCTCTTCAGAACAAGACGCATCTTGAAGGAGCTTCTTGTAAGAGCCACGAAATATGGAGCGGTAAAGATTTCGGACCAACGAAAGATTCAGTAACGATTCAAGTTGAATCTCATGGTCCTGCTCTGTTTGTTCTCCATTGTAGCCATGCATGA
- the LOC106382110 gene encoding uncharacterized protein LOC106382110 isoform X2 — protein sequence MHPDPARWPSSKGGKGFTQVAEKVHKMGLKFGIHVMGGISTQAYNANTLVMDSVKGGAYEESGRQWRAKDIGMKEKACVWMPHGFMSVNTKLGAGKAFLRSLYRQYAEWGIDFIKHDCVFGDDFNLDEISIVSEVLKELDRPVLYSISPGTSVTPTMAKEVSQLVNMYRVTGDDWDTWIDVVAHFDISRDLSASNMIGARGLQGKSWPDLDMLPLGWLTDQGSNLGPHRLCNLTMEEQKTQMTLWSIAKSPLMFGGDVRKLDDATYNLITNPTLLEINSYSSNNMEFPYITAARNNPHHSIGNNVKTKHAFGLTSCKEPKASTWSVVDKNNGKICWNQYSTEKPEKPFCLYNRKALLSSSEEIQHNQLYQGKLHLQTNDKAESCLGASSRKKLTSKDYSRGALSPCKLDANQMWELHSNGTLENSYSGLCAVLNPVKAEASSNGVRSWIASGRRGEVYVAFFNLNQVKTTVSAKISDIAKALQNKTHLEGASCKSHEIWSGKDFGPTKDSVTIQVESHGPALFVLHCSHA from the exons ATGCATCCTGATCCTGCTCGGTGGCCTTCTTCTAAAGGCGGCAAAGGCTTCACCCAAGTAGCTGAGAAAGTTCATAAGATGGGTTTGAAGTTTGGGATTCATGTTATGGGTGGGATTAGCACGCAGGCTTATAACGCAAACACTCTCGTTATGGATAGTGTCAAG GGAGGTGCTTATGAGGAATCAGGTAGACAGTGGAGGGCGAAGGATATTGGGATGAAGGAGAAGGCTTGTGTGTGGATGCCGCATGGGTTCATGAGTGTGAATACCAAGCTAGGTGCTGGAAAAGCCTTCTTGAGGTCACTTTATCGGCAATATGCTGAATGGGGAATCGATTTCA TAAAACATGACTGTGTATTTGGGGATGACTTCAATCTAGATGAGATCAGTATTGTGTCAGAG GTTCTGAAGGAGCTTGATCGGCCTGTTTTGTACTCCATATCTCCAGGGACGAGTGTGACCCCTACAATGGCTAAAGAAGTTAGTCAGTTGGTTAACATGTACAGAGTAACAGGTGATGACTGGGACACATGGATAGACGTGGTGGCACATTTCGATATCTCGAG GGATCTATCTGCGTCTAATATGATCGGTGCGCGAGGGCTACAAGGAAAATCATGGCCAGATTTAGATATGCTACCTCTTGGATGGCTTACTGATCAAG GTTCGAACCTTGGACCTCATCGACTGTGTAATCTTACTATGGAAGAACAGAAGACACAG ATGACATTGTGGTCTATAGCAAAGTCCCCTCTCATGTTTGGAGGTGATGTGAGAAAGCTTGATGACGCGACTTATAATCTCATCACTAATCCTACACTTCTGGAAATCAATTCTTATAGCTCTAACAACATGGAG TTTCCTTACATCACCGCGGCACGGAACAATCCTCATCATTCAATAGGCAACAACGTTAAAACCAAACATGCATTTGGTCTGACTAGCTGCAAAGAACCAAAAGCCAGCACTTGGTCCGTTGTAGACAAGAACAATGGAAAAATCTGTTGGAACCAATACTCAACCGAGAAACCAGAGAAGCCCTTTTGCTTATACAACAGAAAAGCTCTTCTATCTTC CAGTGAGGAGATACAACACAATCAGCTCTATCAAGGTAAGCTCCATTTACAAACAAATGATAAAGCAGAGTCTTGTTTAGGAGCTTCCTCGAGGAAAAAGCTCACTTCCAAAGACTATAGTCGCGGTGCGTTATCACCTTGCAAACTAGACGCAAACCAG ATGTGGGAGCTCCACAGTAATGGAACACTAGAAAACAGCTACTCTGGTCTTTGTGCTGTGTTAAATCCAGTGAAAG CAGAAGCTAGCTCCAATGGTGTTCGTTCTTGGATTGCTTCGGGAAGAAGAGGAGAAGTGTATGTCGCCTTTTTCAACCTAAATCAGGTGAAGACGACGGTATCAGCTAAGATATCAGACATTGCCAAGGCTCTTCAGAACAAGACGCATCTTGAAGGAGCTTCTTGTAAGAGCCACGAAATATGGAGCGGTAAAGATTTCGGACCAACGAAAGATTCAGTAACGATTCAAGTTGAATCTCATGGTCCTGCTCTGTTTGTTCTCCATTGTAGCCATGCATGA
- the LOC106382110 gene encoding uncharacterized protein LOC106382110 isoform X1, producing the protein MHPDPARWPSSKGGKGFTQVAEKVHKMGLKFGIHVMGGISTQAYNANTLVMDSVKGGAYEESGRQWRAKDIGMKEKACVWMPHGFMSVNTKLGAGKAFLRSLYRQYAEWGIDFIKHDCVFGDDFNLDEISIVSEVLKELDRPVLYSISPGTSVTPTMAKEVSQLVNMYRVTGDDWDTWIDVVAHFDISRDLSASNMIGARGLQGKSWPDLDMLPLGWLTDQGSNLGPHRLCNLTMEEQKTQMTLWSIAKSPLMFGGDVRKLDDATYNLITNPTLLEINSYSSNNMEFPYITAARNNPHHSIGNNVKTKHAFGLTSCKEPKASTWSVVDKNNGKICWNQYSTEKPEKPFCLYNRKALLSSEEIQHNQLYQGKLHLQTNDKAESCLGASSRKKLTSKDYSRGALSPCKLDANQMWELHSNGTLENSYSGLCAVLNPVKAAEASSNGVRSWIASGRRGEVYVAFFNLNQVKTTVSAKISDIAKALQNKTHLEGASCKSHEIWSGKDFGPTKDSVTIQVESHGPALFVLHCSHA; encoded by the exons ATGCATCCTGATCCTGCTCGGTGGCCTTCTTCTAAAGGCGGCAAAGGCTTCACCCAAGTAGCTGAGAAAGTTCATAAGATGGGTTTGAAGTTTGGGATTCATGTTATGGGTGGGATTAGCACGCAGGCTTATAACGCAAACACTCTCGTTATGGATAGTGTCAAG GGAGGTGCTTATGAGGAATCAGGTAGACAGTGGAGGGCGAAGGATATTGGGATGAAGGAGAAGGCTTGTGTGTGGATGCCGCATGGGTTCATGAGTGTGAATACCAAGCTAGGTGCTGGAAAAGCCTTCTTGAGGTCACTTTATCGGCAATATGCTGAATGGGGAATCGATTTCA TAAAACATGACTGTGTATTTGGGGATGACTTCAATCTAGATGAGATCAGTATTGTGTCAGAG GTTCTGAAGGAGCTTGATCGGCCTGTTTTGTACTCCATATCTCCAGGGACGAGTGTGACCCCTACAATGGCTAAAGAAGTTAGTCAGTTGGTTAACATGTACAGAGTAACAGGTGATGACTGGGACACATGGATAGACGTGGTGGCACATTTCGATATCTCGAG GGATCTATCTGCGTCTAATATGATCGGTGCGCGAGGGCTACAAGGAAAATCATGGCCAGATTTAGATATGCTACCTCTTGGATGGCTTACTGATCAAG GTTCGAACCTTGGACCTCATCGACTGTGTAATCTTACTATGGAAGAACAGAAGACACAG ATGACATTGTGGTCTATAGCAAAGTCCCCTCTCATGTTTGGAGGTGATGTGAGAAAGCTTGATGACGCGACTTATAATCTCATCACTAATCCTACACTTCTGGAAATCAATTCTTATAGCTCTAACAACATGGAG TTTCCTTACATCACCGCGGCACGGAACAATCCTCATCATTCAATAGGCAACAACGTTAAAACCAAACATGCATTTGGTCTGACTAGCTGCAAAGAACCAAAAGCCAGCACTTGGTCCGTTGTAGACAAGAACAATGGAAAAATCTGTTGGAACCAATACTCAACCGAGAAACCAGAGAAGCCCTTTTGCTTATACAACAGAAAAGCTCTTCTATCTTC TGAGGAGATACAACACAATCAGCTCTATCAAGGTAAGCTCCATTTACAAACAAATGATAAAGCAGAGTCTTGTTTAGGAGCTTCCTCGAGGAAAAAGCTCACTTCCAAAGACTATAGTCGCGGTGCGTTATCACCTTGCAAACTAGACGCAAACCAG ATGTGGGAGCTCCACAGTAATGGAACACTAGAAAACAGCTACTCTGGTCTTTGTGCTGTGTTAAATCCAGTGAAAG CAGCAGAAGCTAGCTCCAATGGTGTTCGTTCTTGGATTGCTTCGGGAAGAAGAGGAGAAGTGTATGTCGCCTTTTTCAACCTAAATCAGGTGAAGACGACGGTATCAGCTAAGATATCAGACATTGCCAAGGCTCTTCAGAACAAGACGCATCTTGAAGGAGCTTCTTGTAAGAGCCACGAAATATGGAGCGGTAAAGATTTCGGACCAACGAAAGATTCAGTAACGATTCAAGTTGAATCTCATGGTCCTGCTCTGTTTGTTCTCCATTGTAGCCATGCATGA
- the LOC106382110 gene encoding uncharacterized protein LOC106382110 isoform X3, translating to MHPDPARWPSSKGGKGFTQVAEKVHKMGLKFGIHVMGGISTQAYNANTLVMDSVKGGAYEESGRQWRAKDIGMKEKACVWMPHGFMSVNTKLGAGKAFLRSLYRQYAEWGIDFIKHDCVFGDDFNLDEISIVSEVLKELDRPVLYSISPGTSVTPTMAKEVSQLVNMYRVTGDDWDTWIDVVAHFDISRDLSASNMIGARGLQGKSWPDLDMLPLGWLTDQGSNLGPHRLCNLTMEEQKTQMTLWSIAKSPLMFGGDVRKLDDATYNLITNPTLLEINSYSSNNMEFPYITAARNNPHHSIGNNVKTKHAFGLTSCKEPKASTWSVVDKNNGKICWNQYSTEKPEKPFCLYNRKALLSSEEIQHNQLYQGKLHLQTNDKAESCLGASSRKKLTSKDYSRGALSPCKLDANQMWELHSNGTLENSYSGLCAVLNPVKAEASSNGVRSWIASGRRGEVYVAFFNLNQVKTTVSAKISDIAKALQNKTHLEGASCKSHEIWSGKDFGPTKDSVTIQVESHGPALFVLHCSHA from the exons ATGCATCCTGATCCTGCTCGGTGGCCTTCTTCTAAAGGCGGCAAAGGCTTCACCCAAGTAGCTGAGAAAGTTCATAAGATGGGTTTGAAGTTTGGGATTCATGTTATGGGTGGGATTAGCACGCAGGCTTATAACGCAAACACTCTCGTTATGGATAGTGTCAAG GGAGGTGCTTATGAGGAATCAGGTAGACAGTGGAGGGCGAAGGATATTGGGATGAAGGAGAAGGCTTGTGTGTGGATGCCGCATGGGTTCATGAGTGTGAATACCAAGCTAGGTGCTGGAAAAGCCTTCTTGAGGTCACTTTATCGGCAATATGCTGAATGGGGAATCGATTTCA TAAAACATGACTGTGTATTTGGGGATGACTTCAATCTAGATGAGATCAGTATTGTGTCAGAG GTTCTGAAGGAGCTTGATCGGCCTGTTTTGTACTCCATATCTCCAGGGACGAGTGTGACCCCTACAATGGCTAAAGAAGTTAGTCAGTTGGTTAACATGTACAGAGTAACAGGTGATGACTGGGACACATGGATAGACGTGGTGGCACATTTCGATATCTCGAG GGATCTATCTGCGTCTAATATGATCGGTGCGCGAGGGCTACAAGGAAAATCATGGCCAGATTTAGATATGCTACCTCTTGGATGGCTTACTGATCAAG GTTCGAACCTTGGACCTCATCGACTGTGTAATCTTACTATGGAAGAACAGAAGACACAG ATGACATTGTGGTCTATAGCAAAGTCCCCTCTCATGTTTGGAGGTGATGTGAGAAAGCTTGATGACGCGACTTATAATCTCATCACTAATCCTACACTTCTGGAAATCAATTCTTATAGCTCTAACAACATGGAG TTTCCTTACATCACCGCGGCACGGAACAATCCTCATCATTCAATAGGCAACAACGTTAAAACCAAACATGCATTTGGTCTGACTAGCTGCAAAGAACCAAAAGCCAGCACTTGGTCCGTTGTAGACAAGAACAATGGAAAAATCTGTTGGAACCAATACTCAACCGAGAAACCAGAGAAGCCCTTTTGCTTATACAACAGAAAAGCTCTTCTATCTTC TGAGGAGATACAACACAATCAGCTCTATCAAGGTAAGCTCCATTTACAAACAAATGATAAAGCAGAGTCTTGTTTAGGAGCTTCCTCGAGGAAAAAGCTCACTTCCAAAGACTATAGTCGCGGTGCGTTATCACCTTGCAAACTAGACGCAAACCAG ATGTGGGAGCTCCACAGTAATGGAACACTAGAAAACAGCTACTCTGGTCTTTGTGCTGTGTTAAATCCAGTGAAAG CAGAAGCTAGCTCCAATGGTGTTCGTTCTTGGATTGCTTCGGGAAGAAGAGGAGAAGTGTATGTCGCCTTTTTCAACCTAAATCAGGTGAAGACGACGGTATCAGCTAAGATATCAGACATTGCCAAGGCTCTTCAGAACAAGACGCATCTTGAAGGAGCTTCTTGTAAGAGCCACGAAATATGGAGCGGTAAAGATTTCGGACCAACGAAAGATTCAGTAACGATTCAAGTTGAATCTCATGGTCCTGCTCTGTTTGTTCTCCATTGTAGCCATGCATGA